One Chanodichthys erythropterus isolate Z2021 chromosome 10, ASM2448905v1, whole genome shotgun sequence DNA segment encodes these proteins:
- the hmg20b gene encoding SWI/SNF-related matrix-associated actin-dependent regulator of chromatin subfamily E member 1-related isoform X1 — MGGVKQEQTDAPASKDSQHTDSAQEELLQNQSTSQPVKKRGWPKGKKRKKVLPNGPKAPVTGYVRFLNERREHIRALHPDLPFPEITKRLGAEWSRLAPHDKQRYLDEAERDKMQYARELREYQKSEAYQITCSKVQDKRIKREEVASVIINANSSGSTGFKNSDFTTRFDVPIFTEEFLDQNKAREAELRRLRKANVEFEEQNAVLQKHIADMFSAKERLEAELGQDELRTQALQRHLQAIKQTLVSSLATVPLPGTGETPSIGTLDSYLSRLSSALESRPHEHRGLVLKLQELLAHLDSEKL; from the exons ATGGGTGGTGTAAAGCAAGAGCAAACCGATGCTCCTGCATCTAAAGACTCTCAACACACTGACTCGGCACAAGAGGAG TTGTTACAGAATCAGTCGACTTCACAGCCGGTAAAGAAGCGAGGCTGGCCAAAAGGGAAGAAGAGAAAGAAGGTTTTACCAAATGGCCCCAAGGCTCCTGTTACTGGTTACGTGCGTTTTCTGAATGAGAGACGCGAACACATCCGAGCCCTTCACCCGGATCTTCCCTTCCCGGAAATTACCAAGAGACTCGGAGCAGAATGGAGCCGTCTGGCTCCTCATGATAAGCAg cgCTACCTAGATGAAGCCGAAAGGGACAAAATGCAGTATGCACGAGAACTCAGGGAGTATCAGAAAAGTGAAGCTTATCAGATCACATGTTCAAAAGTTCAGGACAAGAGAATAAAGAGAG aagaGGTGGCTTCTGTCATTATCAATGCCAACAGTTCAGGATCTACAGGTTTTAAG AACTCGGACTTCACAACCAGATTTGATGTCCCTATTTTCACAGAAGAATTTCTTGACCAAAACAAAG CACGTGAAGCGGAGCTCCGACGACTGCGCAAGGCTAACGTGGAGTTCGAAGAGCAGAATGCGGTTCTCCAGAAGCACATTGCCGACATGTTCAGCGCTAAAGAGCGACTGGAAGCTGAGCTGGGCCAGGATGAGCTTCGCACCCAGGCTctacagcgccacctacaggcgATCAAACAGACATTGGTCAGCAGCCTGGCCACTGTGCCCTTGCCAG GCACGGGCGAGACACCATCGATCGGAACGCTGGACTCGTACCTGAGTCGCTTGAGTAGTGCTTTAGAGAGCAGGCCTCATGAGCATCGCGGCTTAGTCCTCAAGCTACAGGAGCTCTTAGCTCACCTAGACAG TGAGAAGCTTTGA
- the hmg20b gene encoding SWI/SNF-related matrix-associated actin-dependent regulator of chromatin subfamily E member 1-related isoform X2, with protein MGGVKQEQTDAPASKDSQHTDSAQEENQSTSQPVKKRGWPKGKKRKKVLPNGPKAPVTGYVRFLNERREHIRALHPDLPFPEITKRLGAEWSRLAPHDKQRYLDEAERDKMQYARELREYQKSEAYQITCSKVQDKRIKREEVASVIINANSSGSTGFKNSDFTTRFDVPIFTEEFLDQNKAREAELRRLRKANVEFEEQNAVLQKHIADMFSAKERLEAELGQDELRTQALQRHLQAIKQTLVSSLATVPLPGTGETPSIGTLDSYLSRLSSALESRPHEHRGLVLKLQELLAHLDSEKL; from the exons ATGGGTGGTGTAAAGCAAGAGCAAACCGATGCTCCTGCATCTAAAGACTCTCAACACACTGACTCGGCACAAGAGGAG AATCAGTCGACTTCACAGCCGGTAAAGAAGCGAGGCTGGCCAAAAGGGAAGAAGAGAAAGAAGGTTTTACCAAATGGCCCCAAGGCTCCTGTTACTGGTTACGTGCGTTTTCTGAATGAGAGACGCGAACACATCCGAGCCCTTCACCCGGATCTTCCCTTCCCGGAAATTACCAAGAGACTCGGAGCAGAATGGAGCCGTCTGGCTCCTCATGATAAGCAg cgCTACCTAGATGAAGCCGAAAGGGACAAAATGCAGTATGCACGAGAACTCAGGGAGTATCAGAAAAGTGAAGCTTATCAGATCACATGTTCAAAAGTTCAGGACAAGAGAATAAAGAGAG aagaGGTGGCTTCTGTCATTATCAATGCCAACAGTTCAGGATCTACAGGTTTTAAG AACTCGGACTTCACAACCAGATTTGATGTCCCTATTTTCACAGAAGAATTTCTTGACCAAAACAAAG CACGTGAAGCGGAGCTCCGACGACTGCGCAAGGCTAACGTGGAGTTCGAAGAGCAGAATGCGGTTCTCCAGAAGCACATTGCCGACATGTTCAGCGCTAAAGAGCGACTGGAAGCTGAGCTGGGCCAGGATGAGCTTCGCACCCAGGCTctacagcgccacctacaggcgATCAAACAGACATTGGTCAGCAGCCTGGCCACTGTGCCCTTGCCAG GCACGGGCGAGACACCATCGATCGGAACGCTGGACTCGTACCTGAGTCGCTTGAGTAGTGCTTTAGAGAGCAGGCCTCATGAGCATCGCGGCTTAGTCCTCAAGCTACAGGAGCTCTTAGCTCACCTAGACAG TGAGAAGCTTTGA